The genomic DNA TTTTAGTTATTTTACGTTTTTGAATATTATTTTATGTTTATTTATAAACAATAGTAGTACCAGTATTTCCTTTAATCGCTTCTTTGGCATTTTCTAAAGATGCAATAATCGCTTTCTTATTTGGATTAAAAATTACAAATTTTTTACAAGCTTCTACCTTAGGAAGCATACTTCCAGGAGCAAATTGTCCTTCTTTAATATATTGATTCAATTCTTGCATGGTTACCTGTGAAAGTTCTTGCTGACTTGGTTTATTAAAATTAATACAAACCTTATCTACTGCAGTTAGAATCACTAATTGATCTGCATCGATCATTTCAGCTAATTTCTCTGCGGCAAAATCTTTATCAATCACAGCAGCTATTCCTTTTACTCCTTGACCTGTTTTAATAACTGGGATTCCTCCTCCACCACAGGAAATAATAATGGAACCTCCCTCTACTAAATCTTTAATCAACCCTTTTTCAATAATATTTACAGGTTTAGGAGAAGCAACTACTCTTCGATATCCTCTTCCTGCATCTTCTTTCATAATATAACCCTTTTCAGCCATTAATTTTTCAGCTTCTTCCTTGGCATAAAAAGAACCAATAGGTTTTGTTGGATTTTCAAAGGCAGGATCTTTAGGATTTACTTCTACTTGCGTAACAATAGTTCCAACATTTTTATTAATATTTCTTCTCCTTAATTCTTCCTGTATAGTATTTTGAAGATGATATCCAATATATCCTTGAGAAAAAGCACCACATACATCAAGAGGATATAAAATGTTTGATTTATCACTAGCATGAGCATCGTTTACAGTTTTTATAATTTGCCCTACTTGTGGTCCATTTCCATGTACAATCGCTAAAGTATGTCCTTCTTCTACAATATCTACAATGGCCTTTGCTGTTTCTCTACAATTTTTAAGTTGCGCCTCTACACTTGTATCTTTAGGATCTGACTGCAGTGCATTTCCACCTAACGCTAAAACTATTTTCATATCTCATCCTCCATTATAACAATATATTTAATAAATAAAAAGAGTAAAAATGCTTAGGAGTTATTGCGAGTTTTGCAATAACTCCTGATATTTTTAATTTTACAATTACTTCCTTAGCCTTAGCTGATTTCTACTCATTAAATCATCTAACATCTTTACAGGATCCTTTACTTTTTGTAAAAAGATCATTGCTGCAATGATATAAGGCTTATAACTAGCTTCTTTATATAAAGGTATTCGATATCTGTCAAATACAGAAGCATCTACTTCTCCTGTTTCACAACTTACACCAGTAATATCTGCTGGTAAACAATGCATATAAAGAGCTCTTCCATTTTTGGTTAATTTCATTTTTTCTTCTGTGCATGCCCAATCTATATGTTTTTTATTTTCTTCTAGTAATTCTTGTTCTAATTTATCAATTTCATCAAATTTTCCTTCTCCATATAAGTTTGTTCTTTTTTCCATAGCAGCAAAAGGTGCCCAACTTTTTGGATATACAATATCTGCACCTTTGAAAGCTTCATCCATATCATTGGTAATGGTAAATGTTCCACCTGTTTCTTGAGATTGTTTCTTCGCTACTTCTACAACCTCTCCCATAACTTCATATCCTTTTGGATGAGCTAGTGTTACATCCATTCCAAAACGTGTCATAAGACCTATAATTCCTTGAGGTACAGAAAGTGGCTTCCCATAAGATGGAGAATATGCCCAAGTCATAGCAATTTTTTTACCCTTAAGATTTTCTACTCCACCAAATTCATGAATAATATGAAGCATGTCAGCCATTGTTTGAGTAGGATGATCAATATCACATTGTAAATTTACAACGGTTGGTCTTTGTTCTAATACTCCATCTTCATATCCTTCTTTTACATATTCAGCTACATTTTTTTGATAAGTATGTCCTTTTCCAATATACATATCATCTCTAATTCCAATTACATCTGCCATAAAGGAAATCATATTTGCAGTTTCTTTTACCGTTTCTCCATGAGCTACTTGAGATTTTTTTTCATCTAAATCTTGTACCTCAAGTCCTAATAAGTTACAAGCAGAAGCAAAGGAAAATCTTGTTCTTGTCGAATTATCTCTAAAAAGAGAAATTCCTAATCCAGAATCAAAGATTTTAACGCTAATATTGTTCTCTCTTAAATGCCTTAAACAATCAGCAACTGTAAAAATAGATTGTAATTCATCCATAGTCCTATCCCAAGTAAGAAAAAAATCATTTTGATAAAGATTTTCATATTTTAAATTCTTAAGTTTTTCTAACATCTTATTGATTTCCATAATATTCCTCCTCCAGTTAAGTAATATATCTTTTTTAAAAGAATTCTTTTAAAAAATTTATTTTTCTTTTGCATATTTATTTACATAAGTAGTTGGTATTACCGCATACATTGCCGCACATTTTACCAATTCTTCTTTCCAAGTTCTTTCATTAGGTGCATGCGCTTGATCCTCATGTCCTGGGCCAAAACCAATACATGGAATTCCATATCTACCCATAATAGATACTCCATTTGTAGAGAAGGTCCATTTATCTACCAATGGTTTGTCATTAAATAAATTTTGATAGCAATTTACAAGAGTTTGACAAACTTCATGCTCCTCAGGCAATACCCATGCTGGGAAGTAACATTCTGTTGGATATACCAAACCAGTATAAGAAGGTTTTTCATAATTATACATTTCAACTTTTGCATTTACCGCCTTTACAGAAGGTAAATTTCTAATTTCTTGTAATGCTCCTTCCCAAGTTTCTCCATTGGTAAGTCTTCTATCGATAGAAATGGTACATCCATCAGCTACTGCACATCTAGATGGAGAAGAGAAGAAAATTTCTGACACTGTTAAAGATCCTTTTCCTAAAAATTCATCATAGTGTAAATTCTCATGTAAAGCTTTTAATTCATTTAAAATAGGAGCCATCTTATAGATTGCATTATCTCCTCTTTCTGGAGCAGAACCATGGCAACTTACCCCATGAGTAGTAACTTTGATTTCCATTCTTCCTCTTTGTCCTCTATAAATATTACAAGAAGTTGGTTCCGTACTTACTACAAATTCTGGTCTGATCTTATCTTCATTAATAATATATTGCCAGCATAATCCATCACAATCTTCTTCTTGCACAGTACCTGTTATAATAAGAGTATAATCGTCTTCAAGGCCTAGATCTTTTATAATCTTCCCCGCATAAACCATAGAAGCCATACCACCTTCTTGATCAGAGGCTCCTCTTCCTATAATAATTTCATCATCTTCATAGCCTTCATAAGGATCATATTCCCAATTTGCTCTCTCTCCCACTCCTACAGTATCAATATGAGCATCCATTGCAATGATATGTTTTCCATGTCCAATGTATCCTAAAACATTACCCATTGGATCAATTTCTACCTTATCAAAACCTACTTTTTCCATTTCTTCTTTGATTCTCAAAATAACTTCTTTTTCTTGACAGCTCTCACTTGGAATTCGAATCATATCTCTTAAAAATTTTGATATTTCAGGTTCATATTTTTTAGCTGCTTCTAATATTTTATTAAAACTAATCTCTTTACTCATTTTTATCCCCCTTATTTTTAATCTCTCATTAATTTTTCAAACTTTTTAAATTTACTTTTATGCTTCATTGGGATACAATCCATCCCATACAACTTTTCTATAATGTTTCGGATCAGTATCTCCCTCTGTACTAATCACTAAAATCCTAGAATTTTCATCAATCTTCAATTCTTGTTTTAGATCTTTTTGTTTTTCATCTGTTAATATAGAATATACAATTCCTGTTGTCACAGCTCCTGATTCTCCAGAAATTACTTTAGTATCCCCTTTTAATGGATTTCCTAAAATTCTCATGCCATTTGCTGAAACATATTCAGGGCAGGAAATAAATGCATCTGTATAATCCTTTAAAATTTCCCATCCAATAGTATTGGGCTCTCCACAAGCTAGACCTGCCATAATGGTATCCATATCTCCAGTTACAAAAGTTCTTTTCTTATTCTTAGCAGAACGATAAATACAATCGGCTTTATTGGGTTCTACTACTACTGTGATGGGTCTATCTTCTCCATAATATGCTGCTAAAAAGCCTTGTACTGCTCCTGCTAGAGATCCTACCCCTGCCTGTACAAAAACGTGAGTAGGCTTTTCTACTTTTATCTTTTCCATTTGTTCTACTACTTCTAACATTAGAGTAGAATATCCTTGCATAATCCATTTAGGTACATCTTCATATCCTTTCCATGCTGTATCTTGAATTACTTCCCAACCATATTTTTTTGCATTTTCAGTAGCAAGGCGAACCGCATCATCATAATTCATATCAGTGATACTAGCATCTGCCCCCTCTTTTTTAATATTATTTAATCGATACTTTGAAGAGCCTTTTGGCATATAAACCACTGACTTTTGTCCTAATTGATTTGCAGCCCATGCTACTCCTCTGCCATGATTTCCATCAGTTGCAGTTACAAAAGTAATTTCTCCTAATTTTTCTTTTATTTCCTTAGAACGTAACATTTCAAAATTTACTTCTTCAATAGAAAGTCCTAGCCTTTGAGCTAAAAGGTTTCCAATTGCATAAGAACCTCCAAGCACTTTAAATGCATTTAATCCAAATCTATAGGACTCATCTTTTACTAAAATCTCTGATACTCCTAATTGTTTAGAAAAATTTTTTAATCTGACCAATGGAGTCTCAGAATAAACTTCAAAACTTTCATGAAATTTTTTTGCTTTTTTTGTTTGACTTAAATTAAAATCTTCTACTGAAACTTTATTTTTATTTTTTCTTACTGTTTCATTACATATCCACTTTATTGATTCTGACAAAACATCTGCCCCCTTTTTCATCTATTATTTCGACTCATCTATTTATGTAGCAAATTTCATGCCAATTTTTCTACAATTCTAATAAAATATCTACTTTAAACTTTAAACCGTTCAAATAGAAAGGATTTCTATGATATAGAAATCCTTTCTATTTGAAAAAAATCATATATTGTTTTTATAAGCAAAAAAAATTTGATTTTTTATTATCATATTAATAAAATTTATCATATTGATAATAAACTGTGTAAGTAAGATAGATTCAACAATTCCCTTTTATATTTTTGCAGAAAAGCCCTCATAATTATCAAATTGATAAATCTATAAATTGAAATTTTTCTACATCAAATAGTCCCTTATCTGTTAGCTTTAGCTTTGGTATTACCGGTAATGCCATAAAGGATAACATCATAAAAGGTTGAATATCCTTTTTTATTTTTAATACATCATAGGCTATTTTTAACATTTTGTTTAGCTTTTCGTCTACTTTTTCTAAAGGTTCTTTAGACATAAGTCCAGCTATACTAAGTGACAAAGTTTCTAATACCTTTCCTTTTGATACTAAAGTAATTCCTCCTCCTACTTTTTTTAATTCTTGTATAGCAAGTAACATATCTTCATCACAATCTCCTATAACTATTAAATTATGAGAATCATGAGCAACAGTAGAAGCAATGGCTCCATCTTTTAATCCAAAACCTTCTATTAATGCTAATCCAATATTCCCTGTTTTCTTATGTCTTTCAATCACAGCTATCTTTTGTATATCTTGTCCTTGTATATATTCTCCATCTTCTCGTATAATCATATTATTGTCAATATCCCTTGTTACTTTTTCTGTAATCAAACTATTAGGTAAAAGTTTTATGATATTTATTTTTTTATTTTTTAATAAAATTCTTAAATCTTCTTTTTTTATATCTCCTATATTTACAGTATTCTCCATATTAGCATACCTCTTTTGAAAAATAGAAAATAAAGCTTGAACATCTTTTGCCACAAGTTCTCCTTTTTTATATACTGCTTGTATATGAAAATTTTTTAAATCATCAATAATTAATAAATCAGCTTGGTACCCAGGAGCTATCGCCCCTATTTTCTTTAATCCGTAAGCTTCTGCTGCATTCAATGATGCTATTTTTATACAATCTATAGGATCTACCCCTGCTTTTATTGCTAGGCGTACATTATGATCAATGCTCCCATTTTTTAATAATTCACTGGACTCCTTATCATCAGTACAAAATAAAATTCTTCTTAAATTGTCCTTATTAACAGCTTTAATCAACTTTTTTAAATTTTTTGCTGCTGAACCTTCTCGAATATGAATATACATTCCTAATCTGAGTCTTTCTATCATTTCCTCTATCGTAGAGCATTCATGTTCTGTTTTTGCCCCTGCTACTACATAAGCATTTAATTCTTTTCCAGATATGAAAGGAGCATGACCATCGATGATTTTTTCAACTTGATGAACTAATTTAATCTTTTTCATTATTTTTTCATTTCTATTAAGCACTCCCATATAATCCATCATTTCGCCCAAACCTAGAATTCTTTCTTCTCTCATCAAACTTTCTAAATCATCAGCTTCAAGAATAGCGCCAGAACTTTCAAATGTAGTACAAGGAACACAGCTTGGTAACATTAAATAAATTTCTAATGGTAACTTTCTACTTTCTTCTAGAATGTATTGAATTCCTTCTACTCCTTTTACATTTGCTATTTCATGAGGATCAGCAATAATTGTAGTAGTTCCTCTGGGGAGTATAGCTTTTGCAAATTGTCCCGGAGTTACTTTTGAAGATTCTATATGGACATGCGCATCTATAAAACCTGGAGATAAATATTTCCCTTTTAAATCTATCTCTTGATTTGATGAATAATTTCCAATCCCTACAATTTTCCCAGAATTTACCGCTACATCCCCTAAAAGAATTTCATTGGTAAATACATTTATAATATTAGCATTTTTAAAAACTAATTCTGCCTTTCTTTCTCCCCTAGCAATCTCTATGTTTTTCTTCATATTAATAAATCCCCTTTCCATTTAATATTAATAAAAGGAGCTATTATAGATAGCTCCTTTGTTTGATCTTTAAGTCATAATAAATGGTAAAACTTCTTTTAGAATAAATAATATGGCTAATATATACATCACCACAGAGATATCTTTTCTTTTCCCAGAAATCAACTTCAAAATAACGTAAGAAACCATTCCAAATACAATTCCTTCGGCAATACTATAAGAAAATGGCATCATAACAATTGTTAAAAATGCTGGAATGGCCTCAGTATAATCACTATTAAAGTCAATTTCCCCAACAGAACTCATCATGGCTAATCCTACTAATATCAACGCAGGAGCTGTAGCCTGACTTGGTATGATTGCAAATATTGGAGATAAAAACAATGCTAATAAAAACAAGATCGCTGCAGTTAATGAAGTAAGCCCTGTTCTTCCCCCTTCTGATACCCCTGATGCAGATTCTACAAAAGTAGTAACAGTACTCGTTCCTAAGCAGGCCCCTATTGTTGTTCCTATGGCATCTGCTAATAAGGCTTGACTGGCTCTTGGAAGCTTTCCATCTTTATCTAACATTCCTGCCTTAGAAGATACTCCTACTAGAGTTCCTACTGTATCAAATACATCTACAAACATAAAAGTAAATACTATTAATAACATATCAAAGGTAAAAATTTCTTTCCATTGAAATTGAAAAGCTACCTTTGACAAAGATGGAGGAGCTTGAATGATTCCTTGAGGAAGTTGTGTAACTCCCATAGGAATTCCTATAATGGTTGTTAAAAGAATTCCTATTAACAATGCTCCTTTTACATCTTTTGCATATAACAATCCTATAATTATAATCCCTATTAATGCTAATAAAGGTCCTGAATCTGTAATATTTCCTAATGCAACAATGGTTCCTTCATCTGCAACAACAATACCTGCATTAATCAATCCAATGAGAGCAATAAATAATCCTATTCCTACTGATACTGCTTTTTTTAAGTTCATAGGAATAGCATTGAAAATAGCTTCTCTAACCTTGAAAAAAGATAATATAATAAAGATAATTCCTTCTATCAGTACTGCTGTTAAAGCATACTGCCACGGTTTTTCCATTCCAAGTACTACTGAATAAGTAAAAAAAGCATTTAATCCCATTCCTGGTGCTAATACAAAAGGATAATTTGCTAAAAAAGCCATTGCTAAAGTCCCTATAACAGATGCCACTATTGTAGCAGTAAACACTCCACCCCAATCCATACCTGCTTCAGATAATATATTAGGATTTACAATTAAAATATATGCCATAGTCATAAAAGTTGTAGTACCAGCTACAATTTCTGTTCTTATATTTGCATTATTTTCCTTAAGTTTAAATTTTTTTTCTAAAAAATCTTTCTTTACAATACCCACA from Garciella nitratireducens DSM 15102 includes the following:
- the arcC gene encoding carbamate kinase, yielding MKIVLALGGNALQSDPKDTSVEAQLKNCRETAKAIVDIVEEGHTLAIVHGNGPQVGQIIKTVNDAHASDKSNILYPLDVCGAFSQGYIGYHLQNTIQEELRRRNINKNVGTIVTQVEVNPKDPAFENPTKPIGSFYAKEEAEKLMAEKGYIMKEDAGRGYRRVVASPKPVNIIEKGLIKDLVEGGSIIISCGGGGIPVIKTGQGVKGIAAVIDKDFAAEKLAEMIDADQLVILTAVDKVCINFNKPSQQELSQVTMQELNQYIKEGQFAPGSMLPKVEACKKFVIFNPNKKAIIASLENAKEAIKGNTGTTIVYK
- the ygeW gene encoding knotted carbamoyltransferase YgeW: MEINKMLEKLKNLKYENLYQNDFFLTWDRTMDELQSIFTVADCLRHLRENNISVKIFDSGLGISLFRDNSTRTRFSFASACNLLGLEVQDLDEKKSQVAHGETVKETANMISFMADVIGIRDDMYIGKGHTYQKNVAEYVKEGYEDGVLEQRPTVVNLQCDIDHPTQTMADMLHIIHEFGGVENLKGKKIAMTWAYSPSYGKPLSVPQGIIGLMTRFGMDVTLAHPKGYEVMGEVVEVAKKQSQETGGTFTITNDMDEAFKGADIVYPKSWAPFAAMEKRTNLYGEGKFDEIDKLEQELLEENKKHIDWACTEEKMKLTKNGRALYMHCLPADITGVSCETGEVDASVFDRYRIPLYKEASYKPYIIAAMIFLQKVKDPVKMLDDLMSRNQLRLRK
- the ade gene encoding adenine deaminase, which produces MKKNIEIARGERKAELVFKNANIINVFTNEILLGDVAVNSGKIVGIGNYSSNQEIDLKGKYLSPGFIDAHVHIESSKVTPGQFAKAILPRGTTTIIADPHEIANVKGVEGIQYILEESRKLPLEIYLMLPSCVPCTTFESSGAILEADDLESLMREERILGLGEMMDYMGVLNRNEKIMKKIKLVHQVEKIIDGHAPFISGKELNAYVVAGAKTEHECSTIEEMIERLRLGMYIHIREGSAAKNLKKLIKAVNKDNLRRILFCTDDKESSELLKNGSIDHNVRLAIKAGVDPIDCIKIASLNAAEAYGLKKIGAIAPGYQADLLIIDDLKNFHIQAVYKKGELVAKDVQALFSIFQKRYANMENTVNIGDIKKEDLRILLKNKKINIIKLLPNSLITEKVTRDIDNNMIIREDGEYIQGQDIQKIAVIERHKKTGNIGLALIEGFGLKDGAIASTVAHDSHNLIVIGDCDEDMLLAIQELKKVGGGITLVSKGKVLETLSLSIAGLMSKEPLEKVDEKLNKMLKIAYDVLKIKKDIQPFMMLSFMALPVIPKLKLTDKGLFDVEKFQFIDLSI
- a CDS encoding NCS2 family permease, encoding MGIVKKDFLEKKFKLKENNANIRTEIVAGTTTFMTMAYILIVNPNILSEAGMDWGGVFTATIVASVIGTLAMAFLANYPFVLAPGMGLNAFFTYSVVLGMEKPWQYALTAVLIEGIIFIILSFFKVREAIFNAIPMNLKKAVSVGIGLFIALIGLINAGIVVADEGTIVALGNITDSGPLLALIGIIIIGLLYAKDVKGALLIGILLTTIIGIPMGVTQLPQGIIQAPPSLSKVAFQFQWKEIFTFDMLLIVFTFMFVDVFDTVGTLVGVSSKAGMLDKDGKLPRASQALLADAIGTTIGACLGTSTVTTFVESASGVSEGGRTGLTSLTAAILFLLALFLSPIFAIIPSQATAPALILVGLAMMSSVGEIDFNSDYTEAIPAFLTIVMMPFSYSIAEGIVFGMVSYVILKLISGKRKDISVVMYILAILFILKEVLPFIMT
- the dpaL gene encoding diaminopropionate ammonia-lyase, yielding MSESIKWICNETVRKNKNKVSVEDFNLSQTKKAKKFHESFEVYSETPLVRLKNFSKQLGVSEILVKDESYRFGLNAFKVLGGSYAIGNLLAQRLGLSIEEVNFEMLRSKEIKEKLGEITFVTATDGNHGRGVAWAANQLGQKSVVYMPKGSSKYRLNNIKKEGADASITDMNYDDAVRLATENAKKYGWEVIQDTAWKGYEDVPKWIMQGYSTLMLEVVEQMEKIKVEKPTHVFVQAGVGSLAGAVQGFLAAYYGEDRPITVVVEPNKADCIYRSAKNKKRTFVTGDMDTIMAGLACGEPNTIGWEILKDYTDAFISCPEYVSANGMRILGNPLKGDTKVISGESGAVTTGIVYSILTDEKQKDLKQELKIDENSRILVISTEGDTDPKHYRKVVWDGLYPNEA
- a CDS encoding YgeY family selenium metabolism-linked hydrolase, whose amino-acid sequence is MSKEISFNKILEAAKKYEPEISKFLRDMIRIPSESCQEKEVILRIKEEMEKVGFDKVEIDPMGNVLGYIGHGKHIIAMDAHIDTVGVGERANWEYDPYEGYEDDEIIIGRGASDQEGGMASMVYAGKIIKDLGLEDDYTLIITGTVQEEDCDGLCWQYIINEDKIRPEFVVSTEPTSCNIYRGQRGRMEIKVTTHGVSCHGSAPERGDNAIYKMAPILNELKALHENLHYDEFLGKGSLTVSEIFFSSPSRCAVADGCTISIDRRLTNGETWEGALQEIRNLPSVKAVNAKVEMYNYEKPSYTGLVYPTECYFPAWVLPEEHEVCQTLVNCYQNLFNDKPLVDKWTFSTNGVSIMGRYGIPCIGFGPGHEDQAHAPNERTWKEELVKCAAMYAVIPTTYVNKYAKEK